In the genome of Mastomys coucha isolate ucsf_1 unplaced genomic scaffold, UCSF_Mcou_1 pScaffold21, whole genome shotgun sequence, the window aaacaatcaaactaACAAGAGAATAAGAAAGGCATGCTTATGGCCCACAAACATAcacgcaagcaaaacacccatacacataaattttaaaaagagattgaCAGAGTCAGGACCTGTGAATGAGCCACACTGTAGAAGGGAGGCCCAGTGTGAATGCTAGTCTCATAACCTTTCCTTTGAGGAAGGGATTTAAACATGTGCAAGGTAGCTAGATATGAGATGTGGTGGAGAAGAGGAAATCATGGGGTATTTTAAAGGAGTATGTTTTAAGAAGATAAAATTAGGAgctacagagatggttcaacaggggctggagagatggcccagtggtaaagagcactgtctcttccagaggatctgagtttgattcccagcacccacatggcaactttcTTAGCtacatttctattgctatgaaaagacaccatgaccaaggcaacttataaaagagtgCATTTAACTTGGGAACTCATAGTTCCAAAAAGTTAGAGTCATGACTATCATGCTGGGGAGCCAGGTGGCAAgcaggcatgacactggagcagtagctgagaccttgcatctgatccacaagctggaggcagagagagtggcatgggcttctgaaacctcagcccaccctcagtgacacacctcctccaagtccacgcctcccaatccttcccaaacagttccacgaaCTGCTGACCAAGCATGCAAGTACCTGAGTCTTTGggtgccattctcattcagagcACCACTGCAGCTAACAtccatttgtaacttcagtttcaggggatctgacactctcttccaACCTCTATGAGCACCAGGTATGCAAATggcacatggacatacatgcaggcaaagcacccatacacataaaacaaaagtaacattGACTAAAGAAGAAGACAGAGGACTGTGTGAAATGCATATTGGTTgttttggggtgtttgtttgtttgtttgtttgttttgagttttacaAAAAACTCATGAATTGATGAGGGAATCAGCAGCTGTCACAACCcatttaaagaaagagaactaaaaCTTATATGGAAACTGGGAGTGTTAAAATAAGTTTACAAAAAGATGCAAAAGCCAAAAAAACTCTCTTCCCCACTAGGAAAGGATTCTTTGCTTGTCTGTAcataaggggtgtgtgtgtgtgtgtgtgtgtgtgtgtgtgtgtgagagagagagagagagagagagagagagagagagagagaggtttgagGTAGCTCAGTAGATTCCCAGAGGTCCCAATATTTCTCTGTAAGAATTTCCAGTCCTCTCTTTTGCTTACCCTAGTGATATAGCATGCTTCCTCTGGCATCAACTGATTGCTCATATTCTCTGTTTTTAAAGCTGTGTGTGGCTTTAAATGTGTCATATGTATCTCACCATTGGTCTTCATTATGACAGAGAATTCTGGAACAGCCTGAATGTCTAAATTTTTATCTAGTTACAAGTACAGCCTGCTCATTTAGGTatgctttcccttctcttcttgaCTCTCTTGGGATAGCACCTAAAATTTACCTAGTTACAGAAGTGGTGACCAAGGATTTTAATCTTaatgttatataatattatattatataactttAAGTTGGAACTTAGTAATCAATAGCTATATAGCAATGTAACTTCAGGTTTTAATCTATAAATTGGAAGTGAAGGTAAAAATTTTGATTTACCCCAGTAGATTTAAACTGGGGCATCTAACAATGTTGGTGGACATTTGTAGTCAGCGGAGTCTGGTGGCTGATTCTGGGGTATTTGGCTGGGAGATGGTAGAGGCTTGAGAATGACTGGATGAGGGCAGGGATTGCTTACCAGTCTGGAGTGTACTGGCAGCTCCCCATATAAAGGAGTCTGGCTCCATTTTCAACAGTACCAAGATCGAGAATTGAGGCAGCCACCAAGAAGTGTTACAGGAAGCTGGTGTTTTTCACCTGGGCCTGGTGATGCCAGCTCATGATCCCAGATACCTGTTTgtctgatgcaggaggatcacaagttcaagggctTCCTAAGCTACAGAATAaggtcgaggccagcctactACTGTAGGCAGCTTACAGAGTTCCCGCCTCCAAACAGAAATTAAAAGACAAGTGTAGGGATGAAGCTCAGGAGAGTGCTTGCCTCATGCACTCATGCACTTTCATGCACACGCACacccaacaaaagcaaaacaacactaTAGAGAGTTCTATGTtcctatatttacatataaaacatacattttgCCATTGCGGTTTTAAAGTGTTGTTATATTTTTCGTTTGAAGAGTCCAACAACTACTATTATCTCTAACTTGAGACTTCCTAAGTGAGCACAGTTTTGTTTCACTTGTAATACAGCTTTAACACttataattataaattactttttctctttcaggCTTCACTGAGTGGTTGTTGACCCTCTTATGTGATACATTCTGGAAATCAAAATGGAAGTTGTCCAAGGAATTTTGGATCAATTATACAGGAAAGTACTTCTTGGAGCCACCCTTGAAGATGACGTCCATGGTTACATCTCTTATCTCAACCCAGATCTCTCAGAACAAGGTGGCTGTGCAACCTTCTCTGTAGCTCAGTCTAATGTCCATGGTGCGCTCAGTGGCATGGCAGGCCAGCATGAGCCATTCTCCCATGAGGTGACCCTTCTTCCTGAAGCACAGGAGTGTTCCAAGAGACACCTTCAGGTAGACAGAGCCTGGGAGTTGAGGCTCCTTCAGTTAACAGTGATTGACATGATACTGAGACGAGGACTGTCTGCTGAAACTGAGACCCATGAGAAGGAGGGGTACAGAGAGCTAGCCGAAACCCTTTTGCAGTCCATTGAACTCGATTCCAAATTGGTGAGCcactttttataaagatttagaCACTAAGTAAAGATGTTAAGGCTTCAGCAGTGTGACGAACTGTGTTTGTTTTGCTGTAGATCTGCATGCTTCAGAATTCCAATAAGTTGTTGTCCCACATGGCTGCAAAGTGCCTCACCTCGCTCCTGTATTTCCAGCTGAGAGAGAAGGTCAGATAAGCCAGCACGTTAGTTATTTCTCTTAGTGTTTTAAGTTCACATGTTTGAGTTAATAAGATACTTGCACCCATAATAACATGCAAATCCAAAAATGTAGGAATGAAATAAGTTCCTAccccaaaaaataaagaagaaaatgcttgTGGAGGCCACCTGAGGCTACCTagtgtacttgcacacacatgtgtacctgtgcCTGCAAGCACACACAGATCCAAGCATCTGTTGTCTTTCTGTTTCAAttccttctttcttaaaataACACTTTGAATATGTAATATGTTTATGGTAGAATATTTAGATAGTAGaatcaagaataaagaaaaggaagacatattATTGTATCATTAGTAAATGACATGGATATTTTCATAGTTCTTTTTGACTCTTCACTTCTATCCTGTGTTGCTTTTCCTGCCTTAAAGAGTATTagaatatttttccttcttggttTTGTCAAAGCATACTTTTTTtaagcaaacaagtaaacaacATTTTGTATGTTGTGTTGTGTGATAGTTTTTTATTACAAACAAAATAGTAActaccctttttttttctcatttgtagaaAACGTTAAGTAGTTCCTGGGTCACTTTTTGCCAGAAGCATCTCTCTGAGTCCTCTGAGAGTGGCGAAGCAGGACATTGCCTCTGGGTCCTTACAGCTGTAATAAAAGAGATCTTTAAAGACAAACATTCTCAGAGAACAGGTAAAGATGACCTAGCCACATATGCTCATCACCCTCATAGGAGTTTGCATTTATAATGAAGAATAAAAATCGTGTTATACCTCATCTCTCTTGAAGTATGGAAAAGTCCACAATCttgctcctgattttttttttattgaccaTAACCTTGGAGTGGTGTATGTTTTGGGTGTGTGAACATAtgcatgtggatatgtgtgtgcatgtgtatgcttgtaGAGGCTAGAAGTCAatcttgggtgtcttcctcaatctcttTCCAGCATATTTATTGAGCTAAGATTTCTCAGTGAACCCAGAGCTCTTGAGCTGAGCCAGGATGGTTGCCAGTGAGCTccatctccacctcccagcaCAGGTGTTAGAGTTGTGCGCCTTTTCTGTGGCTGCTAGCAATCCTAATTCAGTACttcatgcttatgcagcaagcactttaccaaacaGACTATCTCTTGAGTACTGAAGataaccttttaaaaaggaaattaaaacttAATCATTAACTCTCTGTTGTATAGTCTGCCCGTATTCATAACGCATGCATTAAGTTTTAGTAATTAGCTGTTAATCTGTATATTCTCTAATAAGAAGTAAACCAACTTCTTAttagaagaataaatattattattcttaaacctattttttatcttataaagtgatatatacacatatatatgtatacatatacacacataaattgtaaaattgttttgagaaagattttgtttttcctgttgctTATAACTCCTGTTTTATAATTACAGAAAGTCTAAAGCAGCTCTTGACTCCTTTTGACACTACTTTTGAAGTATTCTATAATTCCTTATTGTCTCGGCATTTTGGAAGCTTCCAGAATCCCTCTAACATAATCAACAGCCTGATGTGCTTTCTGGAGCTGCTTGAGCTTCTCGTAGCCTCCAGAATCTACCTAAAACTGCACTTTAGGAGCCAGAGGATGTTATTTTTGAAACCCCATGCTCTAGATATTCTTGCCTGGCCTGTTCCAgcttttataaaaaggaaattgGTTATACTGATCAAAAAGTGCCTTCTCTGTAAAGTGGGCGAAGACCTCTGCCGTGAACCTGTGCCTACCCTGACGTCACCAGACCATCTTCTGGAGAGTGACATGCTCGCTTTAGCTGATGCACTTCTGCACGCTGTCCATGCAGGGTTGTGGAAGGCACTGGCTGTTCCTGGAAAGCCTTCCTGCTTTGGAGGGGATGAAGTTCAACCTGGAGGCAGACTCAGGTCTGGTCCTGATCACGTGACCCTAAGAGCAGTAAGCTTAATTACAGTGAAATCTTTAGAAATTAAGTTCCAGAATTATACCTCAGCAACTGAAATGAAAGGTAATTCTCTAGACtcattttttattcaaaattctACACAATTAATTTTTTACTTAAGAAGAGGGCCTCATGACTATTGAGTACTAAGGCTAGTATCATTTCAGTAATTTAGCTGTGTTTTCCTGATTAAACTcagtaaatacttttttaaaggtaaaaggGGCTGTAGGGGACTGGAATTTCAAGACACATATCAGCTTTTTT includes:
- the Lins1 gene encoding protein Lines homolog 1 isoform X1, with product MEVVQGILDQLYRKVLLGATLEDDVHGYISYLNPDLSEQGGCATFSVAQSNVHGALSGMAGQHEPFSHEVTLLPEAQECSKRHLQVDRAWELRLLQLTVIDMILRRGLSAETETHEKEGYRELAETLLQSIELDSKLICMLQNSNKLLSHMAAKCLTSLLYFQLREKKTLSSSWVTFCQKHLSESSESGEAGHCLWVLTAVIKEIFKDKHSQRTESLKQLLTPFDTTFEVFYNSLLSRHFGSFQNPSNIINSLMCFLELLELLVASRIYLKLHFRSQRMLFLKPHALDILAWPVPAFIKRKLVILIKKCLLCKVGEDLCREPVPTLTSPDHLLESDMLALADALLHAVHAGLWKALAVPGKPSCFGGDEVQPGGRLRSGPDHVTLRAVSLITVKSLEIKFQNYTSATEMKVDLQTFMSKLLAFLKPHLQPSLQLHNSCEWLSRVFIEQDDDMLEAAKASLRIYLHLTREWDASASLTQEKEAWIHSTHRHGCNPHCIFLFFLKNIAFDSMVLLDFLISSETCFLEYFVKYLKLLQKDWGHFLSICKFFAAVESQCGVNVHDPVPSPAHGRSTSHRVPHALASIGENTCPWLPCTSDASSEPQSQVMMPKETHSVPANGPPYRSPQSLVDYDSSEASEEETTNEHLTKSKQTSLCQEMTGEIQGLPRTCKDQKECSLESQSRPLLSAESSSPFSAESQVAPDRTVWEVGLFLRTVKCLEELHGSVYRLQEKNLFPYNPAALLKLLKGVEAKYDNT